From Candidatus Atribacteria bacterium, one genomic window encodes:
- the mnmA gene encoding tRNA 2-thiouridine(34) synthase MnmA, which yields MMNQSKTKVVVAMSGGVDSSLAAALLKEEGYDIVGITIHHHEGDENLDSVERVTKDLKIPWEILDFTKEFKKIIIDYFCREYLAGRTPNPCVVCNLKIKFGLLLEKAKSLGADYLATGHYAINEFNHKNKKYLLKRGIDENKDQSYFLYRLNQQILPYVLFPLGKFQKSQTREVAKKYGLKNYGKKESQEICFIQDDSYKKFLTQYIKDVVKPGNFIDRRGKILGEHKGIPFYTIGQRKGLGVALNKRRYVIEINSQQNVITLGDDEDLFRDKLLVKNLNFISGDKLLNSIKAEVKIRYNTKKSSAIISPYQEDEVLINFEKPQRAITPGQSAVFYQGDVVIGGGIIQ from the coding sequence ATGATGAATCAGTCGAAAACTAAAGTTGTTGTAGCTATGAGCGGAGGAGTGGACAGTTCACTGGCCGCGGCTCTATTAAAAGAGGAAGGCTATGATATTGTCGGGATAACCATTCATCATCATGAGGGTGACGAAAATTTAGATTCTGTGGAGCGGGTTACCAAAGACCTAAAAATACCCTGGGAAATTTTAGATTTTACCAAAGAATTTAAAAAAATAATTATCGACTATTTCTGCCGAGAATATCTTGCCGGTCGAACCCCCAATCCTTGTGTAGTCTGCAACCTGAAAATAAAATTTGGATTATTATTGGAGAAAGCAAAATCTTTAGGGGCGGATTATCTGGCTACTGGTCATTATGCTATCAATGAATTTAACCATAAAAACAAGAAATATTTGCTTAAGAGAGGGATAGATGAAAATAAAGACCAGTCATATTTTCTTTATAGGTTAAACCAGCAAATATTACCATATGTCTTGTTTCCTTTAGGTAAATTTCAGAAAAGCCAAACCAGAGAAGTAGCTAAAAAATATGGATTAAAAAATTATGGGAAAAAAGAGAGTCAGGAAATTTGTTTTATCCAGGATGATAGTTATAAAAAGTTTTTGACTCAATATATTAAAGATGTTGTTAAACCAGGTAATTTTATTGATAGAAGAGGCAAAATATTGGGAGAGCATAAAGGCATTCCCTTTTATACTATCGGACAGAGGAAAGGATTAGGAGTAGCACTTAATAAGCGTAGATATGTAATCGAAATAAATTCCCAGCAAAATGTAATTACCTTAGGCGATGACGAAGATCTATTCAGAGATAAATTATTAGTAAAGAATTTAAATTTTATCTCTGGTGATAAGCTGTTAAATTCTATAAAGGCAGAAGTAAAAATAAGATATAATACCAAAAAATCTTCAGCAATTATTTCCCCTTACCAAGAGGATGAAGTGCTGATAAATTTTGAAAAACCACAAAGAGCAATTACCCCTGGACAATCTGCAGTATT